In the Brettanomyces nanus chromosome 1, complete sequence genome, TGAGgggaacggaagattcaatggtcgGGGTAGACTCATTTCAAACTCCAgttgccaatctccatttcttgaagactcaaactctgattCGCACATGCCTAGTCAGGTCTAGCCAACCATCGCCTATCTAATGCTTCACTCAACAGCCCGTGAACCAGGAAACGTCGCTATATATCCACCAGTCGACCTCGGCGCTCGACGCACCGTcgtttgaaattcatgcatgtgCCGGCTACGTTCATGCAGGTTCGGAATGACGGGGCATCCAGTGAGTAGACCCGACTTGTGCTTAGATGACTTAGTGACAGTGGAGAAGTGACATGTAGTGCTGGTATCAACGTTTAAACCGCCACTCCACAGGCAGTTTAAGGGTAGTCTCGGGGTGGTAAAGTCTGGTCGCACACCCCAAATGGCGTGGAAATAGATGCGTTTCACAGCAATGCACCTCGTACTTGGCATTCTCCAAACTAAGCCGACGCACAACGAGGTGACTCTGGCAGTATCGACGGACGGACTCTCTTAATACAAGACCTTCTAGGACGACGGGGGTGAGGGCGTGAGGGCATGAGGGTTTGTGGTCGGTTGGttagtggtggtggtcgggcggggagTATTCTATTTTTGTAGTGCACTGATTTGACAGTCAAATTGACACCTTTAAAACCTTTATGTATTTTGCTGATCCGTCTCTAAACGCACCTTTATTTGTAGTCTACAAATCCTCAGTATCCATCTCGGTTTCATTTCCCCTACCACCAGCAAACTTTGTTTAccccatcctcagcaatgcgttacgcgtccgactttttgccGACTCCAAGGAATGAGCCTGGTTGACTggagctctgaagaatccacgacctttctgaaaattttacgGGACTCGAAGgtgtgggtgtgtgtgcGTGAAGGCATGTGGGCGTGCGTGTGAATGTGAGGACGTGAAGGCGTGCgggtgtgtgggtgtgtggtcggtagtggtcgggcggggagAATTATAATTTATAGTGTACTAATCCAGGGTCAGATACACCACTTTGTTATGTAGCCTATAAATCCAAGGtcgatgctcaaatacctttacgcgACTCGTCGATGGTCTGGCGGGAgaagattttatttctcgtaGTCTATTGATTTAGTCAAGTACACCTttatttcaaattctaccAATCCACAGTATCCATTcccatcctcctcaaaGCCTCTGGACTCCACTGACTCATCTTCCCTACCACCAGCAGATTTGTTTAccccatcctcagcaatgcgttacgcgtccgactttttgccGACTCCACGGAATGAGCCTGGTCGACTagagctctgaagaatacACGACctttctaaaactttaCGGGACTCGACGGGGTTGGGTGTATGTGCGTGAGGGCGTGTGGGTGAgggtgtgtgtgtgtgggtgtgtgggtgtgtgggcgtgagggtttgtggttagtcggtagtggtcgggcggggagAATGATAATTCATAGTGCACTAATCCACCGTCAACTTTACTTTGTAGTTACAAATCCAGGGtcaatgctcaaatacctttacgcgTCTACTACTTCCCTGAAAGTTTCACTTGACTTGACGGGATGGGTGTGAGTGCGTGAGGGTCGGGTGTGAATGAGTGTTGGGTGTGAGTGAGTGTCGGGTGTGAACTAAGCTTACGTGTagtcttcgtgtagtcttgTAGTCTTTCCTTAATCTTTATTCCGgattatttccttttcctttcctccGTCTAGCTCGCCCAAGCTCCGTTTGTACTTcggctttctcttttccttacaccatccatcttcagtccactcGAGCCAATCCGCATTTCTGAGACTCGACGGGCGTGCGAGCGTGCGTCAGTGAACTAAGCTTACGTGTagtcttcgtgtagtcttgTAGCCTTTGTGCCAGCATCAATCTCCCTAACATCAATTCCTTCGTCTTCTATTACACCACCTACGTGTATTCTGTGTagtctccatctccctCCCCAAGCTCCGTTTGCACTTCCATCCACTTCAGTCGATTCCCTTCTGAGATTCGACGTGCGTGTGTGGGACGGGTGTGTGTGCGTGCGTGCGTGAGGGAAGTGAACTACTCGTATTCTCTGTATTCTTCGTGTAGTCGTCCATCTCTATTCCGACATCCCCTTCCCCTCccctctccatctcccaACTCGCGTCAATCCGTCGCAAAAACTTTCTTCCGTCCAcctatcactttttcctcctctctaGTGTTTAATTTACTCGAGTTCccacttccttctcccaTCCGCCTATCACTTTTTCGTCCTCTCACAGGCTTTAATCCACTCGAGTTTCCTCTCTCcccatcactttttttcttccatctccaagtcCGCTCGTTCTCTTGAGCTTTCCAGTCTGTCGTTGTCCCTCcccagaagatgcagcgTAGcgcatgtagcgtagagtatGTAGcgtagcctgtagcgtagagtagcatgtagcctgtagcctgtagcgtagcatgtagcgtagagtagagtagcctgtagcgtagcatgtagcgtagagtagagtagcctgtagcgtagcatgtagcgtagagtcAGTTCCCTCAGTCAGTTAACCTAATtagtccaccaccacttccGCAATATAGCCGCACGCGTCCCATCTGGCTTCCAACTCACTTCAAATGCGTAAACTCCATCTGTAAAGCTACTTCGTGcacatccttacaccatgTGTTCATTACCTGCCATCCCATgtcagcttctttgttttaccccacaccaccaattcaatcgtatctcatcttctactactcctatcaccttcaaatcctcagcGTTCATCTTAAATCACTACCACTTCCTATGCTTCACTTTGTTTCCCTcaatatctactttcaaatatatctTAGTATTATTTAATATCGAGCCTCGATAACTCTTGACTttgcaaagagaaagttaaGAATAAAGACACTGAGGTAAGATGCTCTAGGTAGGATAGAACTAATAGCTTACGAGAGGATCTGCACATTAATGTACCTATCTTTAAGTTCCAGTTAGAAAATCGGATCTCGGCAAATCTTGTGCTACCgagaataaaaatagaatcGCCTTGaacaacgtccttacaccagattgagttttaGGAATCGCTCTAAGAATTCTAGGAGACGTCCCTCAATATCCCatgaaaaatcaaaatccaGGAATCGCTTttagcaacttccttacaccaaatcGAATTCCAGAGAATGCTCTTGgcaacgtccttacaccagatcaCAATTCAAATCGCTCTATCCAAAAATCGTTCaacaacgtccttacaccaaattcaGAGGTCGTTCTCGccaacgtccttacacccCCAATTCAGGAATAGTTTAtcacttccttacaccacaacaacatcaaatacGAGTAATATTGACGATTACTTCTACTGGATGAACAGGCCAACATTTACGAGCACGTATTTATAGCTTTCATTTCTATTATTCAATAAAGTAAGGATACAAAAAGGCGGACGGGGACACACCAAACAAGCTATGCCTGACTGACCTCTTTCCCCACTGATGACATAATtaatttatcatcttcatcaaacttagccctcttgaatttcaaagCACCCACTTTGTTCACGAACAACTGCTCAATCTCGTTAGCAGTTCTTCCTCTAGTTtctggtaagaagaagagcatcaCAACGAACAAAACCACACCGGTACCTGTCCAAACAAACATGATCCTAGCCCCCATGTTAACTTCATCGGGATTGAACAAATATGGGATGAGATAACCAAGACCAAAACTACAGAGACTGTTGACATTAGAAGTAATTGCCACCGATTTGGCACGCATTCTTCCCTGTGGAAGCTCCGTGATCAAAGCATATGTCAATGGACCAACAGTGGCTTCGTAGATAAAAGCCCATAGAAAGACAAACACAACGGTGGTATAGGCAGCAGCTTGCGAGCTTCCATATGACACGCATGCAATGAGTAAATTCATGATCGTACAAAGGGCAACACCACCAATGTAGAGGACTCTTctatcaactctttcaatgacaAAGTAAGAAACAAGGTTACCACCGACGCAAAGAGTGAACATACCAACCGTCTTCTCAATGCTGCTTGAAACTCCAGcaagttcaaagaaatatgaAATGTAGGTTAAAACGAAACTGACACCAACCCAAAGCTGTCCCGTAAGAGCAAAGATAGATAGTACAACCCTCTTTAGGTTTGTAGCCTTGAAGAGTTCGGCATACgaaacttctttctcactttcagcattcattttttcttcttcaacttccttaaTGAGAATCTCGTAATGTGAGTCAATGTCGTATTCAGTATTATTCTTGTTGTGATAGAGCTTCTTAATGGCGGCTTttgcctcttccaacttaCCGCGGTgaatcaaatatgatggGGATTCCGGCATAAACCAGAACAAAAGGAGATATCCTCCAACTAACAAATATTGAATTCCAAAGGCAATTTTGTAGCCTGTTGAATCGTCAATGCCCGTATAATTCTTCGAACAGCCGAAATAAATTAGCGATCCAATCCACTGACCAaagcaaatggagaagttgattccCATGGAACCAATACCTCTCAAGGTTGGCGACATCAATTCGGACAAGTAAACtggacaagttgaaacaAGAATACCGATACCAATTCCGATAACACATTTTGCCATGACCAAATTGATAGGGTGACCGACCGGAGCGGTTATAGCAACAGTGTTACCAATAATAGTTATAATGCAAGAAATAgccaaagaactttttcttccaaacttatCATTGTACCAACCTGCAAAGAAGGCACCCAAAACCTGACAGCCAAAGAACCACCATTCCAACCAGACTGGTATTTTGCTCTGATGACCCATCCGCTTGTGGCTTCATCGTAGTAACCATAGGcttttctgaaagattCCATACCCAATAATaaactgaaaagaagggaatctataccaataccaataGCGGATATATAGACAATCATTAGATACTTGTAAGAATTACGTATCTCCCAAAGTCTAGTTTTCACCGGTCTGGTGTCGCTAAAGATATTCTCGCCAACCTCTTTTCAtctacttctttctcatcaacaggtTCTGCCTCATTAACTGTTGTTgctatttcttcaagctcaCTAATAACAGAAGCCATTGAAAAGGGAAATCGGTGTACACTAGGAAAAGATGAGGTTTCAAAGGGACTTTCAGCAGATATAAGTGACAACCCTGCTTACTTAATCATTCTTCTATTGCGTCAGCTGACGGTGAACAACATGCGTACTCCGAGAAAGcacaccaccacaccaccGGAAGCAAGCAGCCTCTGGTGTGATCGTTCCGCTCCTGCCGTTTGACCATTTCCCGCGTGAAACTAACCATTCGGAAAAATGTTGATGTGGAGTGCATCACGTTGCAGATCTCCTTCCCACAAAATACGATGCATGCATGGAGCGCTGTTCGGACCTCGGCAGATCTTCTGCTAccgagaaataaaaatagaatcgttgacttccttacaccaacACAAAATCCAGAGATCGCTCTCAATTTCAcatgagaaatcaaaatctaGGAATCGCTCTTAACAACgtccctacaccagattgagttttaAAAATCGTTCTTAACAACGcccttacaccaaattgagtttttggaatcgcTCTCGGAAATCCAGGAATCGCTTAGCAACgtccctacaccagattgagttCCAGGAATCGTTCTCAGAAATCTACAGCAAAGTCTAAAAATCCAAATCGCttagcaacttccttacaccaagTTGAGTTTCAAAAACCTTCTaacaacgtccttacaccagattggAACATCGCttagcaacttccttacaccagatctAGTTCCAGGAAACGCTCCTAACAACGtctctacaccagatcgagtttttggaatcgTTCTCGGAAATCCAAGCATCGCTTAGCAACGCCCCTACACCAGATGgagtttttggaatcgcTTAACACCGtctctacaccagatcGAGTTCCAGGAAACGCTTAACAACGCCCCTACACCGGATCGAGTTTCAGAGATCGAACGCCCCtacaccaaattgagttCCAATCACTTTTAAAAATCTACAGTCCAAAAAATATCCTTGTATTCTTGGTCCAATAATTACGGTAAATaagttgaagttcaaaatCCAGAATTACGGTAAATAAGTTAAAGAGTTTATTAATTATAGAAAGTAGGGTAGAAAATGACAAACCATCTCCTTGAAAAACAGCAGCGGCGtgacttcaaaaaaatcacttgaaaataaagGCCGGTAAATAGCGGCGTGGTAAAAAAATGGCAAACCATCCCCTTAAAAAACAGCAGCGTGGTGACGgcaaaatagaagaaatcacttgaaagaaagccCGGTAAAAACATCAGCGTGGTGACCTCAAAGAAACACTGCTTGGTAAAAAACAGCAGGGTGGTGACCCCAAAAAATAGCGTGGTGTGTAGCTTACCATCCCTTGAAAAATAGCAGCGTGGTGACTGAAAAGAACGTaaaatcacttgaaaaaTAGTTCGTGctgaaaataaaaagacaCGGCGTGGTTAAAAATAGCGTACAATCAACTTATAAAAGatagttcgcggtgaaaaataaaaaatagttcgcggtgtaaggtacttaaatatagttcgcggtgaaataaaaaatagttcgcggtgtaaggtacttaaatatagttggtggtgaaataaaaaatagttcgcggtgtaaggtacttaaagatagttggtggtgaaataaaaaatagttcgcggtgtaaggtacttaaatatagttcgcggtgaaataaaaaatagttcgcggtgtaaggtacttaaatatagttggtggtgaaaattcttaaatatagttggtggtgaaaaataaaaaatagtacGCGGTGAAAACTTACAAGTGAACTAATAGTCCCTTACAAGTGATAGTCCCTTCTGCCTCCTCCCATCCTCCCGGATGGTCGTCTGCAAATCCGACAACAGAGGCTTAATCTCAGCAGATCGTAACAACAAGGCTACTCTACTGCTTACAATACCCCGTTGTACATTTAAGTCGTATGCAAAGGATCTATCCTCGCCATTCTCGACATTGCTATCCGCGGGCAAGCGCACAAGCCTTTCCGCATGTACGCCGCCGCCCGCCTGATATGGTTCCAGCGACACTACGTGCCTTATTCGTATCCTTCTAGTATAGCAAGGCATAAAATCATCCCTTTCTAGCATGGATTCTGACTTAGAGGCGTTCAGCCATAATCCAACAGATGATAGCTTCGCGGTAGTGTCTGTTCAGGCAGCCGCAAATACCAATGATCTGAATGAACGGTTCCTCTCGTACTAAGTTCAATTACTATTGAGATGACACCTCATCAGTAGGGTAAAACTAACCTGTCTCACGACGGTCTAAACCCAGCTCACGTTCCCTATTAGTGGGTGAACAATCCAACGCTTACCGAATTCTGCTTCGGTATGATAGGAAGAGCCGACATCgaagaatcaaaagcaATGTCGCTATGAGCGCTTGACTGCCACAAGCCAGTTATCCCTGTGGTAACTTTTCTGGCACCTCTAGCCTCAAATTCTGAGGGACTAAAGGATCGATAGGCCACACTTTCATGGTTTGTATTCACActgaaaatcaaaatcaaggGGACTTTTACCCTTTTGTTCTACTGGAGATTTCTGTTCTCCATGAGTCCCCCTTAGGACATCTGCGTTATCTTTTAACAGATGTGCCGCCCCAGCCAAACTCCCCACCTGACAATGTCTTCAACCCGGATCACGGACACGCCGCTTTTGCTAGAACGTGGACCTTGCGGTCCAGCTCCGCTTCATTGAATAAGTAAAAAAACTATAAAGGTAGTGGTATTTCACCGGCGCCGAAGCTCCCACTTATTCTACACCCTCTATGTCTTTTCACAATGTCAAACTAGAGTCAAGCTCAACAGGGTCTTCTTTCCCCGCTGATTCTGCCAAGCCCGTTCCCTTGGCTGTGGTTTCGCTAGATAGTAGATAGGGACAGTGGGAATCTCATTAATCCATTCATGCGCGTCACTAGTTAGATGACGAGGCATTTGGCTACCTTAAGAGAGTCATAGTTACTCCCGCCGTTTACCCGCGCTtggttgaatttcttcactttgACATTCAGAGCACTGGGCAGAAATCACATTGCGTCAACATCATTTTCTGACCATCGCAATGCTATGTTTTAATTAGACAGTCAGATTCCCCTTGTCCGTACCAGTTCTAAGTTGGTCGTTACTGGGAGCTCGAAAACTGAGCTTTGCGAGGTTTTCGAACAGAACAGGGCGTACAGGTCGTAAAACTTGTAAAACTTGTCCTTTCCAAAAACCCCGCTTCGCTCGCCTTTCGGTGTCTCCCCGACCCTTAGAGCCAATCCTTATCCCGAAGTTACGGATCTGTTTTGCCGACTTCCCTTATCTACATTATTCTATCAACTAGAGGCTGCTAACCTTGGAGACCTGCTGCGGTTATGAGTACGACTTGGCATGAAAACTATTCCTTCCTGCGGATTTTCAAGGACCGTCATGAGCGCACCGGACGCGGCTAACGTTTGAGTAAGGCCGCGCTCTTCCGGCCATAAAACCCCCTCTCCGGATAAACCAATTCCAGGGTGATGGGCCGTtaacaagaaaagaaaactccTCCCAGGGCTCATGCCGGCGTCTCCGCATTCTGTTACGTTGCCGTGAAGAATCCATATCCAAGTCCCGGAATCTTGACCGGGTCCCCTTTCGATGGACACTTGATCAGTGTTTAAAACAGAGTTTCCCCATCTCTTAGGATCGACTAACCCATATCCAACTGCTGTTGATATGGAACCTTTCCCCACttcagtcttcaaagctctcatttgaatatttgCTACTACCACCAAGATCTGCACTAGGGGCCGTTCGACCCAGGCTCACGCCCGAGGCTTCGTCACGGACCCCCACGCCTACCTACTCGTCACAGCACCACGCTGTGACGGCAAAGTATAGGTAACGCGCTTGAGCGCCATCCATTTTCAGGGCTGGTTCATTCGGCCGGTGAGTTGTTACACACTCCTTGGCGGGTTCCGACTTCCATGGCCACCGTCCGGCTGTCTAGATGGACCAACACCTTTTCTGGTGTCTGATGAGCGCGCATTCTGGCACCTTAACTTCACGTTCGGTTCATCCCGCATCGCCAGTTCTGCTTACCAAAAATGGCCCACTAAAAGCTCTCCATTCAACTGTCCACGTTCAATTAAGTAACAAGGACTTCTTACATATTTAAAGTTTGAGAATAGGCTAGAATCATTTCGATCCCAAGACCTCTAATCATTCGCTTTACCCCATAAAACTGTTAAATGAGCTTCTGCTATCCTGAGGGAAACTTCGGCAGGAACCAGCTACTAGATGGTTCGATTAGTCTTTCGCCCCTATACCCAAATTCGACGATCGATTTGCACGTCAGAACCGCTGCGAGCCTCCACCAGAGTTTCCTCTGGCTTCGCCCTATTCAGGCATAGTTCACCATCTTTCGGGTCCCAACAGCTATGCTCTTACTCAAATCCGGCCACCGCCGGATCGGTCGGTCCTGCACGCCTTCACAGCGCTCGGACCTGCGTTCACTTTCATTCCGCGTATTGGGTTTTACTCACCCAAACACTCGCATAAACGTTAGTCTCCTTGGTCCATGTTTCAAGACGGGCGGTATTTGCTCGTTCTGCCAGCATCCTTGGAAGCAGTAAACACTACTTCCGCAGTCCTCGGTCGCCAAGAGAAGTCTGTGCGCGGCCTATAACTCCCCGAAGGGGCACATTGCCACACCTTTATCCTTCTTCGCCAACCGATGCTGGCACCACCTTAAAAGGTCTGTCGGATCAAATACCCTTCCCTTTCAACAATTTCACGTACTAtttcactctcttttcaaagttcttttcatctttccatcaCTGTACTTGTTTGCTATCGGTCTCTCGCCAATATTTAGCCTTAGATGGAATATACCACCCGCTTAGAGCTGCATTCCCAAACAACTCGACTCTTCGAGGCATCGCTGACGGTGTCGGTGGTAGTGTCACGGGGCTCTCACCCTCCTTGGCGGCCTGTTCCAAGGCACTTGCACTATCACTCCACCTTGCGacgcttcttcaaattacaattcaagaaaacttgatttcaaattcgaGCTTTTGCCGCTTCACTCGCCGTTACTGAGGCAATCCctgttggtttcttttcctccgCTTATTGATATGCTTAAGTTCAGCGGGTCCTCCTACCTGATTTGAGGTGGCAATTAAAAAATAACAAAGCCTGGCCGAAACCTTAATTCTTCgtactttctttttggtggATACTATGTATCCACAATACCATTGGAGGCCAATGGAGGCGTTGTCACGCTCAAACAGGCATGCCTTTCGGAATACCAAAGGCGCAATGTGCGTTCAAGAACTCGATGATTCACAAAATCTGCAATTCACATTAGTTATCGCAATTCGCTGCGCTCTTCATCGATGCGAGAACCAAGAGATCCGTTGTTGAAAGTTTTGATTTCGTATGTTGACAGGTACTGTTTGTAATTACTCACGTGTATGGCGGAGCTGGCAAGGTTGCTTGCAAGTTTTTACTTGCTTGCTCCCTCGCTGCGCTCGCTGCGATCGCTCGCTCTTCGCTCTAATGATCCTTCCGCAGGTTCACCTACGGAAACCTTGTTACGACTTTTAGTTCCTCTAAATGACCAAGTTTGTCCAAATTCTCGGTCCCCGAAAGGGTTGCCCCCTCAAAGGTCCAATCTTGAGGCCTCACTAAGCCATTCAATCGGTACTAGCGACGGGCGGTGTGTACAAAGGGCAGGGACGTAATCAACGCGAGCTGATGACTCGCGCTTACTAGGAATTCCTCGTTGAAGAGCAATAATTCCAATGCTCTATCCCCAGCACGACGGAGTTTCACAAGATTACCCAGGCCTCTCGGCCAAGGCTAGTACTCGCTGGCTCCGTCAGTGTAGCGCGCGTGCGGCCCAGAACGTCTAAGGGCATCACAGACCTGTTATTGCCTCAAACTTCCATCGGCTTGACACCGATAGTCCCTCTAAGAAGTGGACCTCCAGCAAACTGCTGGCGCCACTATTTAGCAGGTTAAGGTCTCGTTCGTTATCGCAATTAAGCAGACAAATCACTCCACCAACTAAGAACGGCCATGCACCACCACccacaaaatcaagaaagagctcTCAATCTGTCAATCCTTATTGTGTCTGGACCTGGTGAGTTTCCCCGTGTTGAGTCAAATTAAGCCGCAGGCTCCACTCCTGGTGGTGCCCTTCCGTCAATTCCTTTAAGTTTCAGCCTTGCGACCATACTCCCCCAGAACCCAaaaactttgatttctcgtAAGGTGCCGAGCGGGTCTAATAATTAAGAAACTCCGCCCGATCCCTAGTCGGCATAGTTTATGGTTAAGACTACGACGGTATCTGATCATCTTCGATCCCCTAACTTTCGTTCTTGATTAATGAAAACGTCCTTGGCAAATGCTTTCGCAGTAGTTAGTCTTCAGTaaatccaagaatttcaCCTCTGACAACTGAATACTGATGCCCCGACCGTCCCTATTAATCATTACGATGGTCCTAGAAACCAACAAAATAGAACCATAAACGTCCTATTTTATTATTCCATGCTAATATATTCGAGCAAAGGCCTGCTTTGAACACtctaatttttcaaagtaaaaATCCTGAGCCAACCCCAAAGGTGGTtcagaaggaaaagacccCGCCGAAAAAAACAGTACTCGCCAAATGGCGGACCGCCCGGCCGGGCCCAACGTTCAACTACGAGCTTTTTAACTGCAACAACTTTAATATACGCTATTGGAGCTGGAATTACCGCGGCTGCTGGCACCAGACTTGCCCTCCAATTGTTCCTCGTTAAGGTATTTACATTGTACTCATTCCAATTACAAGACCCTTAAGGGCCCTGTATCGTTATATATTGTCACTACCTCCCTGTGTCAGGATTGGGTAATTTGCGCGCCTGCTGCCTTCCTTGGATGTGGTAGCCGTTTCTCAGGCTCCCTCTCCGGAATCGAACCCTTATTCCCCGTTACCCGTAAAAACCATGGTAGGCCTCTATCCTACCATCGAAAGTTGATAGGGCAGAAATTTGAATGAACCAGCTCCAGCACAAAGGCCATGAGCTTCGAAAAGTTATTATGAATCATCAAACCGCCCGAAGGCATTGATTTTTATCTAATAAATACACCCTTCCCATAAAGTCCGGGTTCTAGTCATGTATTAGCCACAGAATTACCACGGTTATCCATGTAGTAAAAGAACTATCAAATAAACGATAACTGATTTAATGAGCCATTCGCAGTTTCACTGTATAATTGCTTATACTTAGACATGCATGGCTTAATCTTTGAGACAAGCATATGACTACTGGCAGGATCAACCAGATAACTATTGCGCTGCCTGTTGGCTCCCGTGACGGAGCCTCACGTCCAGCTGAGCGTTTTGAGTAAAACTAAAACTCAATCCGCTGCAATAATTTATT is a window encoding:
- a CDS encoding uncharacterized protein (EggNog:ENOG41) is translated as MGHQSKIPVWLEWWFFGCQVLGAFFAGWYNDKFGRKSSLAISCIITIIGNTVAITAPVGHPINLVMAKCVIGIGIGILVSTCPVYLSELMSPTLRGIGSMGINFSICFGQWIGSLIYFGCSKNYTGIDDSTGYKIAFGIQYLLVGGYLLLFWFMPESPSYLIHRGKLEEAKAAIKKLYHNKNNTEYDIDSHYEILIKEVEEEKMNAESEKEVSYAELFKATNLKRVVLSIFALTGQLWVGVSFVLTYISYFFELAGVSSSIEKTVGMFTLCVGGNLVSYFVIERVDRRVLYIGGVALCTIMNLLIACVSYGSSQAAAYTTVVFVFLWAFIYEATVGPLTYALITELPQGRMRAKSVAITSNVNSLCSFGLGYLIPYLFNPDEVNMGARIMFVWTGTGVVLFVVMLFFLPETRGRTANEIEQLFVNKVGALKFKRAKFDEDDKLIMSSVGKEVSQA